The Flaviramulus sp. BrNp1-15 genome has a window encoding:
- a CDS encoding sialate O-acetylesterase, whose protein sequence is MKSAKIIVLFLNLSFWFFSINLLNAEVKLPAFISDGVVLQRNAEVKIWGWASPNEKVKVNFIEETYQTQADLQGKWVLTLTNLKAGGPYTMTISGTNTIILNDVLVGDVWLCSGQSNMELPMRRVKPLYEDEIKSANNPKIHYIKIPQSYNFKAPQEDIEKVNWQEVNQKNISEFSAVAYFFAKDLYENYNVPIGIINSSLGGSPAESWMSADALKAFPHYLEEAQKFKNDDLIKDIQNNDNQNWRNWHFTLYKNDLGNKENPWYNKNFDTSDWDEMEIPGYWDKEKIAGKNGVVWFRKDVDIPKSMLNQTLKLNLGRVVDSDSVYVNGTFVGTTGYKYPPRWYTIPKNVLVEGKNNITVRVINESGNGGFYLDKPYEIKSDDKTIDLKGTWKYKLGAEMPPKESQTFIRWKPSGLYNAMIAPLLNYKIKGVIWYQGESNVKNPEEYQTLFPAMINNWRDKFNQGDFPFLYVQLANYLEAQDQPTESSWAALRDAQLKTLSLPNTAMAVTIDVGEWNDIHPLNKKDVATRLALAAKKLAYKEKHIVHSGPTLKNYKIKGDKIILKFDNVGSGLVAKGRELKEFAIAGSDKKFVWAKAKIKKNKIIVFNESITKPVAIRYAWADNPDEANLYNKENLPASPFRTDNW, encoded by the coding sequence ATGAAATCAGCCAAAATAATAGTACTTTTTTTAAACCTATCTTTTTGGTTTTTTAGTATTAATCTTTTAAATGCAGAAGTTAAACTTCCTGCATTTATTAGTGATGGGGTAGTTTTACAGCGTAATGCAGAAGTTAAAATTTGGGGTTGGGCATCACCTAATGAGAAGGTAAAAGTTAACTTTATTGAAGAAACATATCAAACACAAGCAGATTTACAAGGAAAATGGGTGTTGACCTTAACTAACCTTAAAGCTGGTGGTCCATATACAATGACCATTTCTGGTACAAACACAATTATTTTAAATGATGTTTTAGTTGGCGATGTTTGGTTATGCTCAGGGCAATCTAACATGGAGCTACCAATGAGGCGTGTTAAACCCCTGTATGAAGATGAAATTAAATCTGCCAACAATCCTAAAATTCATTATATAAAAATCCCACAAAGCTATAATTTTAAAGCACCTCAAGAGGATATTGAAAAGGTTAATTGGCAGGAAGTAAATCAGAAAAACATTTCAGAGTTTTCAGCTGTTGCATATTTTTTTGCAAAGGATTTATATGAAAATTATAATGTGCCTATTGGTATAATTAATTCCAGTTTAGGAGGTTCGCCTGCAGAGTCTTGGATGAGTGCAGATGCTTTAAAAGCATTTCCGCATTATTTAGAAGAGGCTCAAAAGTTCAAAAATGATGATTTAATTAAAGACATTCAGAATAATGATAATCAAAACTGGAGAAATTGGCATTTTACACTTTATAAAAATGATTTAGGAAATAAAGAAAATCCTTGGTACAATAAGAATTTTGATACTTCAGATTGGGATGAAATGGAAATTCCTGGTTATTGGGATAAAGAAAAAATTGCTGGTAAAAACGGTGTAGTTTGGTTTAGAAAAGATGTAGATATACCAAAATCTATGCTAAATCAAACTTTAAAATTGAATTTAGGTAGGGTTGTCGATTCAGATTCCGTTTATGTAAATGGAACTTTTGTTGGAACAACCGGATATAAATATCCACCAAGATGGTACACAATCCCCAAAAATGTACTGGTTGAAGGCAAAAATAATATTACCGTTAGGGTGATTAACGAAAGTGGTAATGGCGGATTCTATTTAGATAAACCTTATGAAATTAAATCTGATGATAAAACAATAGATTTGAAAGGAACCTGGAAATATAAACTTGGTGCAGAAATGCCGCCTAAAGAATCTCAAACGTTTATTCGTTGGAAACCTTCAGGTTTATATAATGCTATGATTGCACCTTTATTAAACTATAAAATTAAAGGTGTTATTTGGTATCAGGGAGAATCTAATGTTAAAAATCCAGAGGAATACCAGACACTCTTTCCTGCTATGATAAATAATTGGCGAGATAAATTCAATCAAGGGGATTTCCCGTTTTTATATGTTCAATTAGCAAATTATCTGGAAGCTCAAGATCAGCCAACTGAAAGTAGTTGGGCAGCTTTAAGAGATGCACAACTAAAAACATTGTCCTTACCAAATACGGCAATGGCAGTTACAATTGATGTAGGTGAGTGGAATGACATTCATCCATTAAATAAAAAAGATGTAGCCACTAGGTTAGCACTAGCAGCAAAAAAGCTTGCCTATAAAGAAAAACACATAGTGCATTCTGGACCTACTCTAAAAAACTATAAAATTAAAGGTGATAAAATCATACTTAAATTTGATAATGTTGGAAGTGGTTTGGTAGCAAAAGGACGAGAATTAAAAGAATTTGCAATTGCAGGTTCAGATAAAAAGTTTGTATGGGCAAAGGCGAAAATTAAAAAGAATAAAATTATTGTTTTTAATGAGTCAATTACAAAACCTGTAGCAATAAGATACGCATGGGCAGATAACCCAGATGAAGCTAATTTGTACAACAAAGAAAATTTACCAGCTTCACCCTTTAGAACAGATAATTGGTAA
- a CDS encoding glycosyl hydrolase 115 family protein, whose amino-acid sequence MKSTKKVFLLVFSLLLMVSCKSNSSTNTQDKKCYVQTNSGFAVVNNNISTSIYLSNNEYVGVKKIAQKFQEDIERITSIKPNIITGEIPSNGTAIIVGTIGNSDLIDKLIAENKLDVSSIQGKWETFLIQTIENPMDGVDEALVIVGSDKRGTIYGMFDMSYEMGVSPLYFWCDVPAKKKENVFIARGSHTKGTPKVKYRGIFINDEAPSLTNWVYPKFGGFNAKFYDHVFELILRMKGNYLWPAMWQPRAFYVDDPQNAVLADEYGIVMGTSHHEPLTRAHAEWRQFGEGEWNYNTNPENLKKFWTEAMERLGDKEALITIGMRGDGDEALSEETATEMLEKVVADQRKIIENVTGKPASETPQMWALYKEVMDYYDKGMRVPDDVTLLLCDDNWGNIRKLPALDSEPRSGGYGIYYHFDYVGGPRNYKWINTTQIERVWEQMHLAYQHNVKDIWIVNVGDIKPMEFPIEFFLDYAWNPDKWTADNLQDYYTEWSTKQFGSEYAEDIADLVKTYTKYNARRKHELLNIPKYSLTHYNEADNMLADFKALEEKALALKEKLPHEYLDAYFHLVEHPIVASANLNELYIAAFKNKMYAEQGNVIANDYAQKVKNLYLKDSLITKYYHEDLAGGKWDGIMSQMHIGYTSWQQSRFNNIPETVLVDENTEIKEVEDEETVSLKDYEVPSDAKGFIENNGYISIEAHNFSSKTEPEPFEWKIVENLGKTGSSVISLPIKKGRVELSKNSPKLSYNVHFQNTGKVKVHAYFSPTLNYSTREGMYYGLSFDDEKPLQVNYDSDSYIFNYNGKVPSNWHNNVADNIKIITTEFEINKAGNHILNYFRVDEGLVLQKIVIETTENGIPKSYLGPPQSKLVK is encoded by the coding sequence ATGAAATCAACAAAAAAAGTATTTCTATTAGTATTTAGTTTATTATTGATGGTTTCCTGTAAATCAAATTCTTCAACTAACACACAGGATAAAAAATGTTACGTTCAAACAAATTCAGGTTTTGCTGTTGTAAATAATAATATATCAACCTCTATTTATTTGAGTAATAATGAATATGTTGGTGTAAAAAAGATAGCTCAGAAATTTCAAGAAGATATAGAACGGATTACAAGTATAAAGCCTAATATTATTACAGGTGAAATACCATCAAATGGAACAGCAATAATTGTTGGAACCATAGGAAATTCTGATTTAATTGATAAACTAATTGCAGAAAACAAGTTAGACGTTTCATCAATTCAAGGAAAATGGGAAACCTTTTTAATTCAAACCATAGAAAATCCAATGGATGGCGTTGATGAAGCCTTGGTAATAGTTGGTAGCGATAAACGCGGAACCATTTACGGTATGTTTGATATGTCTTATGAAATGGGAGTTTCTCCTCTTTATTTTTGGTGCGATGTTCCTGCAAAGAAGAAAGAAAATGTATTTATTGCCCGTGGTTCCCACACAAAAGGAACTCCAAAAGTAAAATACAGAGGAATATTTATTAATGATGAAGCACCTTCATTAACAAATTGGGTGTATCCTAAGTTTGGAGGCTTTAACGCAAAGTTTTACGACCATGTTTTTGAGTTAATTCTTAGAATGAAAGGTAATTATTTATGGCCTGCCATGTGGCAACCAAGGGCATTTTACGTTGACGATCCTCAAAATGCAGTACTTGCTGATGAATATGGAATAGTTATGGGGACATCGCATCATGAACCTCTAACACGTGCCCATGCAGAATGGAGACAATTTGGCGAAGGTGAATGGAATTACAATACTAATCCAGAAAATTTAAAGAAATTTTGGACTGAAGCTATGGAACGCTTAGGTGATAAAGAAGCTTTAATAACCATTGGTATGCGTGGTGATGGAGATGAAGCTTTAAGCGAAGAAACCGCAACAGAGATGTTAGAAAAAGTAGTTGCAGACCAACGAAAAATTATTGAAAATGTAACAGGTAAACCAGCTTCTGAAACGCCACAAATGTGGGCTTTATATAAAGAAGTTATGGATTATTATGATAAAGGTATGCGTGTTCCTGATGATGTTACGTTGCTATTGTGTGATGATAATTGGGGCAACATTAGAAAATTACCAGCTTTAGATTCAGAACCTAGAAGTGGTGGTTATGGTATTTATTATCATTTTGATTATGTTGGAGGACCACGAAACTACAAATGGATAAATACCACACAAATTGAACGCGTTTGGGAACAAATGCATTTAGCCTACCAACATAATGTAAAAGATATTTGGATTGTAAATGTTGGAGATATTAAACCAATGGAATTCCCAATAGAATTCTTTTTAGATTATGCTTGGAATCCTGACAAATGGACTGCTGATAATTTACAGGATTACTATACAGAATGGTCAACAAAACAATTTGGAAGTGAATATGCTGAAGACATTGCAGATTTGGTAAAAACTTATACAAAATACAATGCAAGAAGAAAGCATGAGTTACTTAATATACCAAAGTATAGTTTAACCCATTATAATGAAGCTGATAATATGTTGGCAGATTTTAAAGCGTTAGAAGAAAAAGCATTGGCACTTAAGGAAAAATTACCACATGAATATTTAGATGCCTATTTTCATTTAGTTGAGCATCCTATTGTGGCTTCTGCTAATTTGAATGAATTATATATTGCAGCATTTAAAAACAAAATGTATGCAGAACAAGGTAATGTAATTGCAAATGATTATGCTCAAAAAGTTAAGAATTTGTATTTAAAAGACTCCTTAATAACAAAGTATTATCATGAAGATTTAGCTGGTGGAAAATGGGATGGTATTATGTCTCAAATGCACATTGGTTATACAAGTTGGCAGCAATCTAGATTTAACAATATTCCAGAAACTGTTTTAGTTGATGAAAATACTGAAATTAAAGAAGTAGAAGATGAAGAAACTGTTTCTTTAAAGGATTATGAAGTACCAAGTGATGCAAAAGGATTCATTGAAAACAATGGATATATTTCAATTGAAGCACACAATTTTTCAAGTAAAACAGAACCGGAACCTTTTGAATGGAAAATTGTTGAGAATTTGGGTAAAACAGGGTCATCAGTTATTTCGTTACCAATTAAAAAGGGTAGAGTAGAGCTTAGCAAAAACTCACCAAAACTGTCTTACAATGTGCATTTTCAAAATACTGGTAAAGTAAAAGTACATGCTTATTTTTCACCAACTTTAAATTATTCTACTCGAGAAGGTATGTATTACGGTTTATCGTTTGATGATGAAAAACCTTTACAGGTTAACTACGATTCAGATTCATATATATTTAATTACAACGGAAAAGTCCCAAGCAATTGGCATAATAACGTAGCTGATAATATTAAAATAATTACTACAGAATTTGAAATAAATAAGGCTGGAAATCATATTTTAAATTACTTTAGAGTAGATGAAGGACTTGTGCTTCAAAAAATTGTAATTGAAACCACAGAGAATGGTATACCAAAAAGTTATCTTGGTCCACCACAAAGTAAACTTGTAAAATAA
- a CDS encoding MFS transporter: MSVESHKLSVKEKIGYSLGDLAANLVFQTLVTYLAYFYTDIYGLENNHASAIILTVGLVAGFGFNPIIGAIADRTRSKWGKFRPWILWTAVPLGVVALLAFSTPDFTYKGKVIYAVVTYTLLLLLYAANNLPYSALSGVITGDMAERNSMSAYRFVAVMFAQFFVQVFMLPIIETAGGGDKAIGIEKVMTWLAIIGTVMLLITFFTTKERVIPKPEQKSSVLEDLSDLVKNKPWIIMLTLTTLVFVTLAMKGGSYVYYFENYVDKDALANFLSPILNSDIGTTLFGENPVSAGFGLFNAGGIIFMIVGIGLSKRLADKYGKRDVFGIFLFISTIFIILFYFFPSKSVGIMFISQILHGFFYGITIPILWAMIADVADYSEWRTNHRATAIIFSAMMVGLKVGLSIGGALVASILNSYGYDATLPTQSETAINGTKMLVSIYPAIPFLIGAGLLFFYEINKKMEVKIEQDLAARRKE, encoded by the coding sequence ATGAGTGTAGAATCACATAAACTATCAGTAAAGGAAAAGATTGGTTATAGTCTAGGAGACTTGGCGGCCAATTTAGTTTTTCAAACCCTAGTAACTTATTTAGCATATTTCTATACCGATATTTATGGCTTAGAAAATAATCATGCATCAGCAATTATTTTAACTGTAGGTCTTGTTGCTGGATTTGGGTTTAACCCAATAATTGGAGCTATTGCCGATAGAACGAGATCAAAATGGGGAAAGTTTAGACCTTGGATTCTATGGACAGCAGTACCGTTGGGAGTTGTAGCATTATTAGCTTTTAGTACACCAGATTTTACATATAAAGGAAAAGTTATTTATGCTGTAGTTACTTATACCTTGTTGCTATTGCTTTATGCAGCAAATAATTTACCTTATTCGGCTTTAAGTGGCGTAATTACAGGTGATATGGCAGAGCGAAATAGTATGTCTGCATATCGTTTTGTAGCCGTAATGTTTGCACAATTTTTTGTTCAAGTTTTTATGTTACCAATTATTGAAACAGCTGGTGGTGGTGACAAAGCTATTGGTATTGAAAAAGTAATGACTTGGTTAGCTATTATAGGAACGGTAATGTTATTAATTACCTTTTTTACTACAAAAGAAAGAGTTATTCCAAAGCCAGAGCAAAAGTCAAGTGTATTAGAAGATTTAAGTGACTTAGTAAAAAATAAACCATGGATAATCATGCTAACACTAACTACTTTAGTGTTTGTAACTTTAGCAATGAAAGGTGGTTCTTATGTGTATTATTTTGAAAATTATGTAGACAAAGATGCTTTAGCAAATTTTTTAAGTCCAATATTAAACTCAGATATAGGTACAACGTTATTTGGCGAGAATCCTGTTTCTGCTGGATTTGGCTTGTTTAATGCAGGTGGAATAATTTTTATGATTGTTGGAATTGGGTTATCTAAAAGGTTAGCCGATAAATATGGTAAAAGAGATGTTTTTGGCATATTTCTATTCATTTCTACAATATTTATTATTTTGTTTTATTTCTTTCCATCAAAATCTGTAGGAATAATGTTTATATCTCAAATATTGCATGGGTTCTTTTACGGTATTACTATTCCAATACTTTGGGCTATGATTGCTGATGTAGCTGATTATTCTGAGTGGAGGACAAACCACAGAGCAACCGCTATAATTTTTTCTGCTATGATGGTAGGTTTAAAAGTAGGTTTGAGTATTGGTGGAGCTCTCGTAGCATCAATTTTGAATAGCTATGGCTATGATGCAACTTTACCAACCCAAAGTGAAACAGCTATAAACGGAACAAAAATGTTAGTTAGTATATATCCTGCTATACCATTTTTAATTGGTGCTGGCTTGTTGTTCTTCTATGAAATTAATAAGAAAATGGAAGTGAAAATTGAACAAGATTTAGCAGCTAGAAGAAAAGAATAA
- a CDS encoding glycoside hydrolase family 43 protein, with the protein MPEDSIEHIDFDELNKKAISKPLVKHIYTADPSAHYFNGKIYIYPSHDVDAGEAFDDLGSHFAMEDYHVISMDSVNSEAVDNGVALHVDDVAWAEKQMWAPDAAHKNGKYYLYFPAKGYDGIFRIGVAVSDSPVGPFTPQPEAIKGSFSIDPAVFEDEDGSYYMYFGGIWGGQLQRWRTGAFNASQPDSPTAHLPEDNEPALLPYVAKMTDDMLEFAEKPKAIEILDENGNLLLNGDNNRRFFEAAWLHKYKGKYYFSYSTGDTHFICYAVGDNPYGPFTYGGRILNPVVGWTSHHSICEVEGKWYLFYHDSSLSKGVTHLRSIKVAEITYNDDGSIQTLTPYKD; encoded by the coding sequence ATGCCAGAAGATAGTATTGAACATATAGATTTTGATGAATTAAACAAAAAGGCAATTTCAAAGCCTTTAGTAAAACACATATATACTGCAGATCCATCTGCGCATTATTTTAATGGTAAAATTTATATTTATCCATCTCATGATGTTGATGCAGGAGAAGCTTTTGACGATTTAGGAAGCCATTTTGCTATGGAAGATTACCATGTTATTTCAATGGATAGTGTGAATAGTGAAGCTGTAGATAATGGTGTTGCATTACATGTAGACGATGTAGCTTGGGCAGAAAAACAAATGTGGGCTCCAGACGCTGCACATAAAAACGGAAAATACTACCTATATTTTCCTGCGAAAGGTTATGATGGAATTTTTAGAATAGGGGTTGCAGTAAGTGATTCCCCAGTTGGTCCATTTACACCACAACCAGAGGCTATTAAAGGAAGTTTTTCTATAGATCCTGCTGTTTTTGAAGACGAAGACGGAAGTTACTACATGTATTTTGGTGGTATTTGGGGCGGTCAACTTCAGCGTTGGAGAACAGGAGCTTTTAACGCATCACAACCAGATAGTCCAACGGCACATTTACCAGAGGATAATGAACCTGCTTTATTGCCTTATGTAGCAAAAATGACTGATGATATGCTTGAGTTTGCAGAAAAACCTAAAGCTATTGAAATTCTTGATGAAAATGGTAATTTATTGCTAAATGGCGATAATAATAGACGTTTTTTCGAAGCAGCTTGGTTACACAAATATAAAGGGAAATATTATTTTTCATATTCTACAGGAGATACCCATTTTATATGTTATGCTGTTGGAGATAACCCATATGGACCATTTACATATGGAGGACGCATTTTAAATCCAGTAGTAGGTTGGACATCGCATCATTCTATATGCGAAGTAGAAGGTAAGTGGTATTTATTTTATCATGATTCAAGTTTATCAAAAGGAGTCACCCATTTACGCTCAATAAAAGTTGCAGAAATCACTTATAATGATGATGGAAGCATTCAGACACTAACACCATACAAAGATTAA
- a CDS encoding GntR family transcriptional regulator produces the protein MDSNEFSLIINHDSDVPKYLQIVNAISNAIAENVLHQGDVLPSVNFICKTAQLSRDTVFKAYSILKDQNVIESVPNKGYYVANETRKVLLVLDTFKAYKEVLYHSFIKNLPDNFIADVQFHHYNIDNFKTIINNSVGKYYKYIVMNFDDDNIPEILTSLSSDKLLLIDWNIHSKSNNNYVFQDFGKAFYEALKECLYLLKKYKETVFVYPTYTNHPIETVSFFIKFCDDYNLKHRIITDVNEFEIEKSVAYISTNDRILGRFLEECRKKNFEPGEDVGFLSYNDTPMKKFIYKGISVISTDFDALGTKSAEFVVTDKPMQHYVPTKLILRESL, from the coding sequence ATGGATAGCAACGAATTTTCACTAATTATTAATCACGATAGTGATGTTCCTAAATATTTACAAATAGTAAATGCGATTAGTAATGCTATTGCTGAAAACGTCCTGCATCAAGGTGATGTTTTGCCATCAGTAAATTTTATATGCAAAACAGCGCAATTATCTCGAGATACAGTATTTAAAGCATATTCTATTTTAAAAGATCAAAATGTAATTGAATCTGTACCTAATAAAGGGTATTATGTTGCAAATGAAACGAGAAAAGTCTTATTGGTTTTAGATACTTTTAAAGCTTATAAGGAAGTATTATACCATTCATTTATAAAAAATCTACCAGATAATTTTATAGCAGATGTACAGTTTCATCATTACAATATAGATAATTTTAAAACAATTATTAATAATAGTGTAGGTAAGTACTATAAGTATATTGTTATGAATTTTGATGACGATAATATACCAGAAATTTTGACTAGCTTAAGTAGTGATAAATTACTGTTAATAGACTGGAATATTCACTCTAAATCAAATAATAATTATGTTTTTCAGGATTTTGGTAAGGCCTTTTATGAAGCTCTAAAGGAATGCCTTTACCTATTAAAAAAATATAAAGAAACGGTTTTTGTCTATCCAACCTATACAAATCATCCAATAGAAACAGTTTCTTTTTTCATCAAATTTTGTGACGACTATAACCTAAAGCACAGAATAATTACTGATGTAAATGAATTTGAAATAGAGAAAAGTGTTGCATACATAAGCACCAATGACCGAATTTTAGGAAGGTTTTTAGAAGAATGTAGAAAGAAAAACTTTGAGCCAGGAGAAGATGTAGGCTTTTTGTCTTACAATGATACACCTATGAAAAAGTTTATTTATAAAGGCATTTCTGTAATTTCTACAGATTTTGATGCATTAGGAACAAAATCAGCTGAATTTGTAGTAACAGACAAACCCATGCAACATTATGTACCAACAAAATTAATTTTAAGAGAATCATTATAA